One Coccinella septempunctata chromosome 1, icCocSept1.1, whole genome shotgun sequence DNA window includes the following coding sequences:
- the LOC123309275 gene encoding histone H2A, orphon-like, whose amino-acid sequence MSGRGKGGKVKAKAKTRSSRAGLQFPVGRIHRLLRKGHYAERVGAGGPVYLAAVMEYLAAEVLELAGNAARDNKKTRIIPRHLQLAIRNDEELNKLLSGVTIAQGGVLPNIQAVLLPKKTGTSGGGTSGKSSKSQSQDY is encoded by the coding sequence ATGAGTGGAAGAGGTAAAGGTGGAAAAGTTAAAGCTAAGGCAAAGACCCGTTCAAGTCGTGCTGGTCTGCAATTCCCTGTCGGTAGAATCCATCGTTTACTCCGTAAAGGGCACTACGCTGAGAGAGTAGGAGCTGGGGGCCCCGTCTACCTTGCCGCCGTCATGGAATATCTAGCTGCCGAAGTTTTGGAATTGGCAGGAAACGCAGCTAGGGATAACAAAAAGACCCGTATCATCCCCAGGCACCTCCAATTGGCCATCAGGAATGACGAAGAGTTGAACAAACTCTTATCTGGTGTAACCATTGCCCAAGGTGGTGTGCTTCCCAACATCCAAGCCGTTCTCCTACCAAAGAAAACTGGAACCAGTGGAGGAGGTACCTCTGGAAAATCTTCCAAATCCCAATCTCAAGACTATTAA